In a single window of the Elaeis guineensis isolate ETL-2024a chromosome 8, EG11, whole genome shotgun sequence genome:
- the LOC105050365 gene encoding F-box protein AFR-like, which yields MTPSAGTTKEEEVAAVAADIEPLISGLPDEVAEECLLHLPFPYQALARSVSSAWNRALSSPAFLRAKAELSAARSLPYLFVFAFHPTSLRLHWQALDPRTRRWFVLPPMPLPTGDAAPFCPLAFACAALPHRGEIYVLGGMRSDTETPLRTLVTYRAATNSWSAAAPMPTPRSFFAAGAIGGRIFAAGGGDGGISAVDCYDPAADRWLPAAGMRYGMVRYDAAVVGRRMYVTEGWRWPFYASPRAGVYDVDRDAWEEMSEGMRDGWTGASAVVGDRLLIVTDYGDGRVKAYDAGSDAWRGVEGGGVPPALKRPYAVGGADGEIYVVGRGLEVGVGTVMAEAAEAKEGEKERLKVEWEVVKGPPAFADLVPCYSQVLYA from the coding sequence ATGACGCCGAGCGCGGGAACAACGAAAGAGGAGGAGGTGGCCGCGGTGGCGGCGGACATCGAGCCCCTGATCTCTGGGCTGCCGGACGAGGTGGCGGAGGAGTGCCTCCTCCACCTGCCGTTCCCCTACCAGGCCCTCGCCCGATCGGTGTCCTCCGCCTGGAATCGGGCACTCTCGAGCCCCGCGTTTCTCCGGGCAAAGGCGGAACTCTCCGCCGCCCGCTCCCTCCCCTATCTCTTCGTCTTCGCCTTCCACCCGACCTCCCTCCGCCTCCACTGGCAAGCCCTGGACCCCCGCACCCGCCGCTGGTTCGTCCTCCCCCCCATGCCCCTCCCTACCGGCGACGCCGCCCCTTTCTGCCCTCTGGCCTTCGCCTGCGCCGCCCTACCCCACCGAGGCGAGATCTACGTCCTCGGGGGGATGCGGTCGGACACCGAGACCCCGCTCCGAACCCTTGTTACCTACCGCGCAGCCACGAATTCGTGGTCCGCCGCGGCGCCGATGCCAACCCCGCGGTCCTTCTTCGCGGCGGGGGCGATCGGTGGCCGGATCTTCGCGGCCGGGGGCGGCGACGGGGGGATCTCGGCGGTGGATTGCTACGACCCGGCAGCGGACAGGTGGTTGCCGGCGGCGGGGATGCGCTACGGGATGGTGCGGTACGACGCGGCGGTGGTGGGGCGGCGGATGTACGTGACGGAAGGGTGGCGGTGGCCCTTCTACGCGTCGCCGAGGGCGGGGGTCTACGACGTGGATCGGGACGCGTGGGAGGAGATGAGCGAAGGGATGCGGGACGGGTGGACGGGGGCCAGCGCCGTCGTCGGGGACCGCCTCCTCATCGTCACCGACTACGGGGACGGCCGGGTGAAGGCGTACGACGCCGGGAGCGACGCGTGGCGTGGGGTGGAGGGCGGCGGGGTGCCACCGGCGCTGAAGCGGCCGTACGCCGTGGGCGGGGCGGATGGGGAAATCTACGTGGTGGGGAGGGGGCTGGAGGTTGGGGTTGGGACGGTGATGGCGGAGGCGGCGGAAGCGAAGGAGGGGGAGAAAGAGAGGCTGAAGGTGGAGTGGGAGGTGGTGAAGGGGCCGCCGGCGTtcgctgatctggtgccttgttaCTCCCAGGTGCTGTACGCTTAG